A genomic stretch from Gorilla gorilla gorilla isolate KB3781 chromosome 20, NHGRI_mGorGor1-v2.1_pri, whole genome shotgun sequence includes:
- the AKAP8L gene encoding A-kinase anchor protein 8-like isoform X1, translated as MRSGGGARVCVEGTLWLSSSYRSVGCSEQQKPASSDVVLPTTMSYTGFVQGSETTLQSTYSDTSAQPTCDYGYGTWNSGTNRGYEGYGYGYGYGQDNTTNYGYGMATSHSWEMPSSDTNANTSASGSASADSVLSRINQRLDMVPHLETDMMQGGVYSSGGERYDSYESCDSRAVLSERDLYRSGYDYSELDPEMEMAYEGQYDAYRDQFRMRGNDTFGPRAQGWARDARSGRPMASGYGRMWEDPMGARGQCMSGASRLPSLFSQNIIPEYGMFQGMRGGGAFPGGSRFGFGFGNGMKQMRRTWKTWTTADFRTKKKKRKQGGSPDEPDSKATRTDCSDNSDSDNDEGTEGEATEGLEGTEAVEKGSRVDGEDEEGKEDGREEGKEDPEKGALTTQDENGQTKRKLQAGKKSQDKQKKRQRDRMVERIQFVCSLCKYRTFYEDEMASHLDSKFHKEHFKYVGTKLPKQTADFLQEYVTNKTKKTEELRKTVEDLDGLIQQIYRDQDLTQEIAMEHFVKKVEAAHCAACDLFIPMQFGIIQKHLKTMDHNRNRRLMMEQSKKSSLMVARSILNNKLISKKLERYLKGENPFTDSPEEEKEQEEAEGGALDEGAQGEAAGVSEGAEGVPAQPPVPPEPAPGAVSPPPPPPPEEEEEGAVPLLGGALQRQIRGIPGLDVEDDEEGGGGAP; from the exons GCTTTGTCCAGGGATCTGAAACCACTTTGCAGTCGACATACTCGGATACCAGCGCTCAGCCCACCTGTGATTATG GATATGGAACTTGGAACTCTGGGACAAATAGAG GCTACGAGGGCTATGGCTATGGCTATGGCTATGGCCAGGATAACACCACCAACTATGGGTATGGTATGGCCACTTCACACTCTTGGGAAATGCCTAGCTCTGACACAAATGCAAACACTAGTGCCTCGGGTAGCGCCAGTGCCGATTCCGTTTTATCCAGAATTAACCAGCGCTTAGATATGGTGCCGCATTTGGAGACAGACATGATGCAAGGAGGCGTGTACAGCTCAGGTGGAGAAAG GTATGACTCTTATGAGTCCTGCGACTCGAGGGCTGTCCTGAGTGAGCGCGACCTGTACCGGTCAGGCTATGACTACAGCGAGCTTGACCCTGAGATGGAAATGGCCTATGAGGGCCAATACGATGCCTACCGCGACCAGTTCCGCATGCGTGGCAACGACACCTTCGGTCCCAGGGCGCAGGGCTGGGCCCGGGATGCCCGGAGCGGCCGGCCAATGGCCTCAGGCTATGGGCGCATGTGGGAAGACCCCATGGGGGCCCGGGGCCAGTGCATGTCTGGTGCCTCTCGGCTGCCCTCCCTCTTCTCCCAGAACATCATCCCCGAGTACGGCATGTTCCAGGGCATGCGAGGTGGGGGCGCCTTCCCGGGCGGCTCCCGCTTTGGTTTCGGGTTTGGCAATGGCATGAAGCAGATGAGGCGGACCTGGAAGACCTGGACCACAGCCGACTTCCGA accaagaagaagaagagaaagcaggGCGGCAGTCCTGACGAGCCAGATAGCAAAGCCACCCGCACGGACTGCTCGGACAACAGCGACTCAGACAATG ATGAGGGCACCGAGGGGGAAGCCACAGAGGGCCTTGAAGGCACCGAGGCTGTGGAGAAGGGCTCCAGAGTG GACGGAGAGGACGAGGAGGGAAAAGAGGATGGGAGAGAAGAAGGCAAAGAGGATCCAGAGAAGG GGGCCCTAACCACCCAGGATGAGAATGGCCAGACCAAGCGCAAGTTGCAGGCAGGCAAGAAGAGTCAGGACAAGCAGAAAAAGCGGCAGCGAGACCGCATGGTGGAAAG GATCCAGTTTGTGTGTTCTCTGTGCAAATACCGGACCTTCTATGAGGACGAGATGGCCAGCCATCTTGACAGCAAGTTCCACAAGGAACACTTTAAGTACGTAGGCACCAAGCTCCCTAAGCAGACGGCTGACTTTCTGCAG GAGTACGTCACCAACAAGACCAAGAAGACAGAGGAGCTCCGAAAAACTGTGGAGGACCTTGATGGCCTCATCCAGCAAATCTACAGAGACCAGGATCTGACCCAGG AAATTGCCATGGAGCATTTTGTGAAGAAGGTGGAGGCAGCCCATTGTGCAGCCTGCGACCTCTTCATTCCCATGCAGTTTGGGATCATCCAGAAGCATCTGAAGACCATGGATCACAACCGGAACCGCAGG CTCATGATGGAGCAGTCCAAGAAGTCCTCCCTCATGGTGGCCCGCAGTATTCTCAACAACAAGCTCATCAGCAAGAAGCTGGAGCGCTACCTGAAG GGCGAGAACCCTTTCACCGACAGCCccgaggaggagaaggagcaggaggaggctgagggcGGTGCCCTGGACGAGGGGGCGCAGGGCGAAGCGGCAGGGGTCTCGGAGGGCGCAGAGGGCGTGCCGGCGCAGCCTCCCGTGCCCCCAGAGCCAGCCCCCGGGGCCGTgtcgccgccaccgccgccgcccccagaggaggaggaggagggcgcCGTGCCCTTGCTGGGAGGGGCGCTGCAACGCCAGATCCGCGGCATCCCGGGCCTCGACGTGGAGGACGACGAGGAGGGCGGCGGGGGCGCCCCGTGA
- the AKAP8L gene encoding A-kinase anchor protein 8-like isoform X3 → MRSGGGARVCVEGTLWLSSSYRSVGCSEQQKPASSDVVLPTTMSYTGFVQGSETTLQSTYSDTSAQPTCDYGYGTWNSGTNRGYEGYGYGYGYGQDNTTNYGYGMATSHSWEMPSSDTNANTSASGSASADSVLSRINQRLDMVPHLETDMMQGGVYSSGGERYDSYESCDSRAVLSERDLYRSGYDYSELDPEMEMAYEGQYDAYRDQFRMRGNDTFGPRAQGWARDARSGRPMASGYGRMWEDPMGARGQCMSGASRLPSLFSQNIIPEYGMFQGMRGGGAFPGGSRFGFGFGNGMKQMRRTWKTWTTADFRTKKKKRKQGGSPDEPDSKATRTDCSDNSDSDNDEGTEGEATEGLEGTEAVEKGSRVDGEDEEGKEDGREEGKEDPEKGALTTQDENGQTKRKLQAGKKSQDKQKKRQRDRMVERIQFVCSLCKYRTFYEDEMASHLDSKFHKEHFKYVGTKLPKQTADFLQEYVTNKTKKTEELRKTVEDLDGLIQQIYRDQDLTQEIAMEHFVKKVEAAHCAACDLFIPMQFGIIQKHLKTMDHNRNRRQKYPTVTTSSADGQAGGPAHDGAVQEVLPHGGPQYSQQQAHQQEAGALPEGREPFHRQPRGGEGAGGG, encoded by the exons GCTTTGTCCAGGGATCTGAAACCACTTTGCAGTCGACATACTCGGATACCAGCGCTCAGCCCACCTGTGATTATG GATATGGAACTTGGAACTCTGGGACAAATAGAG GCTACGAGGGCTATGGCTATGGCTATGGCTATGGCCAGGATAACACCACCAACTATGGGTATGGTATGGCCACTTCACACTCTTGGGAAATGCCTAGCTCTGACACAAATGCAAACACTAGTGCCTCGGGTAGCGCCAGTGCCGATTCCGTTTTATCCAGAATTAACCAGCGCTTAGATATGGTGCCGCATTTGGAGACAGACATGATGCAAGGAGGCGTGTACAGCTCAGGTGGAGAAAG GTATGACTCTTATGAGTCCTGCGACTCGAGGGCTGTCCTGAGTGAGCGCGACCTGTACCGGTCAGGCTATGACTACAGCGAGCTTGACCCTGAGATGGAAATGGCCTATGAGGGCCAATACGATGCCTACCGCGACCAGTTCCGCATGCGTGGCAACGACACCTTCGGTCCCAGGGCGCAGGGCTGGGCCCGGGATGCCCGGAGCGGCCGGCCAATGGCCTCAGGCTATGGGCGCATGTGGGAAGACCCCATGGGGGCCCGGGGCCAGTGCATGTCTGGTGCCTCTCGGCTGCCCTCCCTCTTCTCCCAGAACATCATCCCCGAGTACGGCATGTTCCAGGGCATGCGAGGTGGGGGCGCCTTCCCGGGCGGCTCCCGCTTTGGTTTCGGGTTTGGCAATGGCATGAAGCAGATGAGGCGGACCTGGAAGACCTGGACCACAGCCGACTTCCGA accaagaagaagaagagaaagcaggGCGGCAGTCCTGACGAGCCAGATAGCAAAGCCACCCGCACGGACTGCTCGGACAACAGCGACTCAGACAATG ATGAGGGCACCGAGGGGGAAGCCACAGAGGGCCTTGAAGGCACCGAGGCTGTGGAGAAGGGCTCCAGAGTG GACGGAGAGGACGAGGAGGGAAAAGAGGATGGGAGAGAAGAAGGCAAAGAGGATCCAGAGAAGG GGGCCCTAACCACCCAGGATGAGAATGGCCAGACCAAGCGCAAGTTGCAGGCAGGCAAGAAGAGTCAGGACAAGCAGAAAAAGCGGCAGCGAGACCGCATGGTGGAAAG GATCCAGTTTGTGTGTTCTCTGTGCAAATACCGGACCTTCTATGAGGACGAGATGGCCAGCCATCTTGACAGCAAGTTCCACAAGGAACACTTTAAGTACGTAGGCACCAAGCTCCCTAAGCAGACGGCTGACTTTCTGCAG GAGTACGTCACCAACAAGACCAAGAAGACAGAGGAGCTCCGAAAAACTGTGGAGGACCTTGATGGCCTCATCCAGCAAATCTACAGAGACCAGGATCTGACCCAGG AAATTGCCATGGAGCATTTTGTGAAGAAGGTGGAGGCAGCCCATTGTGCAGCCTGCGACCTCTTCATTCCCATGCAGTTTGGGATCATCCAGAAGCATCTGAAGACCATGGATCACAACCGGAACCGCAGG CAAAAATACCCAACAGTGACAACATCCAGTGCTGATGGGCAGGCAGGAGGACCAG CTCATGATGGAGCAGTCCAAGAAGTCCTCCCTCATGGTGGCCCGCAGTATTCTCAACAACAAGCTCATCAGCAAGAAGCTGGAGCGCTACCTGAAG GGCGAGAACCCTTTCACCGACAGCCccgaggaggagaaggagcaggaggaggctga
- the AKAP8L gene encoding A-kinase anchor protein 8-like isoform X2, whose translation MSYTGFVQGSETTLQSTYSDTSAQPTCDYGYGTWNSGTNRGYEGYGYGYGYGQDNTTNYGINQRLDMVPHLETDMMQGGVYSSGGERYDSYESCDSRAVLSERDLYRSGYDYSELDPEMEMAYEGQYDAYRDQFRMRGNDTFGPRAQGWARDARSGRPMASGYGRMWEDPMGARGQCMSGASRLPSLFSQNIIPEYGMFQGMRGGGAFPGGSRFGFGFGNGMKQMRRTWKTWTTADFRTKKKKRKQGGSPDEPDSKATRTDCSDNSDSDNDEGTEGEATEGLEGTEAVEKGSRVDGEDEEGKEDGREEGKEDPEKGALTTQDENGQTKRKLQAGKKSQDKQKKRQRDRMVERIQFVCSLCKYRTFYEDEMASHLDSKFHKEHFKYVGTKLPKQTADFLQEYVTNKTKKTEELRKTVEDLDGLIQQIYRDQDLTQEIAMEHFVKKVEAAHCAACDLFIPMQFGIIQKHLKTMDHNRNRRLMMEQSKKSSLMVARSILNNKLISKKLERYLKGENPFTDSPEEEKEQEEAEGGALDEGAQGEAAGVSEGAEGVPAQPPVPPEPAPGAVSPPPPPPPEEEEEGAVPLLGGALQRQIRGIPGLDVEDDEEGGGGAP comes from the exons GCTTTGTCCAGGGATCTGAAACCACTTTGCAGTCGACATACTCGGATACCAGCGCTCAGCCCACCTGTGATTATG GATATGGAACTTGGAACTCTGGGACAAATAGAG GCTACGAGGGCTATGGCTATGGCTATGGCTATGGCCAGGATAACACCACCAACTATGG AATTAACCAGCGCTTAGATATGGTGCCGCATTTGGAGACAGACATGATGCAAGGAGGCGTGTACAGCTCAGGTGGAGAAAG GTATGACTCTTATGAGTCCTGCGACTCGAGGGCTGTCCTGAGTGAGCGCGACCTGTACCGGTCAGGCTATGACTACAGCGAGCTTGACCCTGAGATGGAAATGGCCTATGAGGGCCAATACGATGCCTACCGCGACCAGTTCCGCATGCGTGGCAACGACACCTTCGGTCCCAGGGCGCAGGGCTGGGCCCGGGATGCCCGGAGCGGCCGGCCAATGGCCTCAGGCTATGGGCGCATGTGGGAAGACCCCATGGGGGCCCGGGGCCAGTGCATGTCTGGTGCCTCTCGGCTGCCCTCCCTCTTCTCCCAGAACATCATCCCCGAGTACGGCATGTTCCAGGGCATGCGAGGTGGGGGCGCCTTCCCGGGCGGCTCCCGCTTTGGTTTCGGGTTTGGCAATGGCATGAAGCAGATGAGGCGGACCTGGAAGACCTGGACCACAGCCGACTTCCGA accaagaagaagaagagaaagcaggGCGGCAGTCCTGACGAGCCAGATAGCAAAGCCACCCGCACGGACTGCTCGGACAACAGCGACTCAGACAATG ATGAGGGCACCGAGGGGGAAGCCACAGAGGGCCTTGAAGGCACCGAGGCTGTGGAGAAGGGCTCCAGAGTG GACGGAGAGGACGAGGAGGGAAAAGAGGATGGGAGAGAAGAAGGCAAAGAGGATCCAGAGAAGG GGGCCCTAACCACCCAGGATGAGAATGGCCAGACCAAGCGCAAGTTGCAGGCAGGCAAGAAGAGTCAGGACAAGCAGAAAAAGCGGCAGCGAGACCGCATGGTGGAAAG GATCCAGTTTGTGTGTTCTCTGTGCAAATACCGGACCTTCTATGAGGACGAGATGGCCAGCCATCTTGACAGCAAGTTCCACAAGGAACACTTTAAGTACGTAGGCACCAAGCTCCCTAAGCAGACGGCTGACTTTCTGCAG GAGTACGTCACCAACAAGACCAAGAAGACAGAGGAGCTCCGAAAAACTGTGGAGGACCTTGATGGCCTCATCCAGCAAATCTACAGAGACCAGGATCTGACCCAGG AAATTGCCATGGAGCATTTTGTGAAGAAGGTGGAGGCAGCCCATTGTGCAGCCTGCGACCTCTTCATTCCCATGCAGTTTGGGATCATCCAGAAGCATCTGAAGACCATGGATCACAACCGGAACCGCAGG CTCATGATGGAGCAGTCCAAGAAGTCCTCCCTCATGGTGGCCCGCAGTATTCTCAACAACAAGCTCATCAGCAAGAAGCTGGAGCGCTACCTGAAG GGCGAGAACCCTTTCACCGACAGCCccgaggaggagaaggagcaggaggaggctgagggcGGTGCCCTGGACGAGGGGGCGCAGGGCGAAGCGGCAGGGGTCTCGGAGGGCGCAGAGGGCGTGCCGGCGCAGCCTCCCGTGCCCCCAGAGCCAGCCCCCGGGGCCGTgtcgccgccaccgccgccgcccccagaggaggaggaggagggcgcCGTGCCCTTGCTGGGAGGGGCGCTGCAACGCCAGATCCGCGGCATCCCGGGCCTCGACGTGGAGGACGACGAGGAGGGCGGCGGGGGCGCCCCGTGA